In Sphingomonas crocodyli, a genomic segment contains:
- a CDS encoding alpha/beta hydrolase: MRPDRITWGRGLALLALLALAGCAGVIRETVFDTKGSARRVVADPVWTGRAPQRVEAHTADGLTLRGWYWPAQGRNDLILFFHGRGGNADLAAKTAEPLIQEGRGLLIADYRGFGDNPGNPKEKGLFRDGDAFSALARQLAPDARLTIFGYSLGSAVAVDQAVKQKPALLVTLGAFARLKSVSPDFAKPFLPDEFDNLGTAGRLASPWLILHGTADKTVPFANAGRLQGAAAAGVKLVPLDGVGHRTDFATLAPIIWRTMDEGLSAH, from the coding sequence ATGCGGCCTGATCGCATAACCTGGGGGCGGGGGCTGGCGCTTCTCGCGCTGCTGGCGCTTGCCGGCTGCGCGGGGGTGATCCGCGAAACCGTGTTCGATACCAAGGGATCGGCACGCAGGGTCGTTGCCGATCCGGTCTGGACCGGCCGCGCGCCGCAGCGGGTTGAGGCGCATACTGCGGACGGGCTGACCTTGCGGGGCTGGTATTGGCCTGCGCAGGGCAGGAACGACCTGATCCTGTTCTTCCACGGGCGCGGCGGCAATGCCGATCTCGCCGCGAAGACGGCCGAGCCGCTGATCCAGGAAGGGCGTGGGCTGCTGATCGCCGATTATCGCGGCTTCGGTGACAATCCGGGCAATCCCAAGGAGAAGGGGCTGTTCCGCGACGGCGACGCCTTCTCCGCACTCGCGCGGCAGCTGGCGCCCGACGCGCGGCTGACGATCTTCGGCTATTCGCTGGGCAGCGCGGTCGCGGTCGATCAGGCGGTGAAGCAGAAGCCGGCCTTGCTCGTCACGCTCGGTGCCTTTGCGAGGCTCAAATCGGTGTCACCCGATTTCGCCAAGCCCTTCCTGCCCGACGAGTTCGACAATCTGGGCACGGCGGGGCGGCTCGCTTCGCCCTGGCTGATCCTGCACGGCACCGCCGACAAGACGGTGCCTTTCGCCAATGCCGGCCGCCTGCAGGGCGCAGCGGCGGCGGGCGTGAAGCTGGTCCCGCTGGACGGCGTCGGCCACCGCACCGATTTCGCCACGCTCGCGCCGATCATCTGGCGGACGATGGACGAAGGGCTTTCGGCGCACTAA
- a CDS encoding aspartate kinase has translation MARIVMKFGGTSMAGIDRIRNVANRVKHEVELGNEVAVVVSAMSGETDRLVNFCREASPLYDPREYDVVVASGEQVTSGLLAITLQAMGVKARSWMGWQLPIRTSDAHASARIQTINSDAIGAAMASGEVAVIPGFQGMTEDDRITTLGRGGSDTSAVAVAAAMKADRCDIYTDVDGVYTTDPRIVPKARKLAKVTYEEMLELASVGAKVLQTRSVGLAMKEKVRVQVLSSFDQPTDNPTPGTMIVGEDELEGSTMERQLITGIAYDKNETKVTLTAVPDRPGAVASIFAPLADANINVDMIVQNVAHDTGSTDVTFTVPSAELARSLDVLERERGNIGYEKLVHDAAVSKISVVGVGMRSHAGVASKMFSTLADRKINVLAITTSEIKVSVLIHEDYTELAVRALHTAYGLDAEDAA, from the coding sequence ATGGCGCGCATCGTGATGAAATTCGGCGGAACCTCGATGGCGGGGATCGACCGAATTCGTAACGTCGCCAATCGCGTCAAGCATGAGGTCGAGCTTGGCAACGAGGTCGCGGTCGTCGTCTCGGCCATGTCGGGGGAGACCGATCGCCTCGTCAATTTCTGCCGCGAAGCCTCGCCGCTTTACGATCCGCGCGAATATGACGTGGTGGTCGCGTCGGGCGAGCAGGTGACGAGCGGCCTGCTGGCGATCACGCTGCAGGCGATGGGCGTGAAGGCGCGCAGCTGGATGGGGTGGCAGCTGCCGATCCGCACCAGCGATGCGCATGCCTCCGCCCGGATCCAGACAATCAATTCGGACGCGATCGGCGCCGCAATGGCATCGGGCGAAGTCGCCGTCATCCCCGGCTTTCAGGGCATGACCGAGGATGACCGCATTACCACTTTGGGCCGTGGCGGTTCGGATACGTCGGCGGTGGCGGTTGCAGCCGCGATGAAGGCCGATCGCTGCGACATCTACACCGACGTCGACGGCGTCTATACCACCGATCCCCGCATCGTCCCCAAGGCGCGCAAGCTCGCCAAGGTGACGTATGAAGAGATGCTGGAACTCGCCTCGGTCGGCGCCAAGGTGCTGCAGACCCGATCGGTGGGCCTTGCCATGAAGGAGAAGGTGCGGGTGCAGGTGCTCTCGTCCTTCGACCAGCCGACCGACAATCCCACGCCCGGCACGATGATCGTGGGCGAAGACGAACTCGAAGGAAGCACGATGGAACGCCAGCTCATCACCGGCATCGCCTATGACAAGAACGAGACCAAGGTGACGCTTACCGCGGTGCCCGATCGCCCCGGCGCGGTCGCCTCGATCTTCGCGCCGCTGGCCGATGCGAACATCAATGTCGACATGATCGTGCAGAACGTCGCGCACGATACCGGTTCGACCGACGTGACCTTCACCGTGCCCAGCGCCGAACTCGCCCGCAGCCTCGACGTGCTGGAGCGCGAGCGCGGCAATATCGGTTACGAAAAGCTGGTTCACGACGCTGCGGTTTCGAAGATTTCGGTCGTCGGCGTCGGCATGCGCAGCCATGCGGGTGTCGCATCGAAGATGTTCTCCACCCTGGCCGACCGCAAGATCAACGTGCTTGCGATCACCACGTCAGAGATCAAGGTCTCGGTGCTGATCCACGAGGATTATACCGAACTCGCGGTCCGCGCGCTCCACACCGCCTACGGCCTCGATGCCGAGGATGCGGCCTGA
- a CDS encoding YaaC family protein, protein MLEEIIQDDMTRVPASNQPIFSNDAAYDNLVAKKAKALRDWSILEKEDQRKYKGLHDFEQQNGIGSLKDPDLIPSKNTSLLLKEIKGRTDREDPLNLLGIEPLDFDDAMLELAESLENVNEIKNLYKIRKTMVGESKNSGISSDEALKIKNCFSQGRELFLAGRNGSLMVKPLNFFYSLTAYTYGIIILNNPLRYRKDMLPGSHGMAYLPASIQAQFGGDSPRGTFSDLVGAFPTHLVKVPSISFNIDCSDSVMKFYEERFDVSLGMLLSLIPEMSEYYQLTTGKQSRCYPLEITSANDPRSVTWEFQIGNGETRPSTASVQQSFDGFSITERHGKTIVTIQAAKASQINAMIYTDLRGKLWFIDNPFFPIILPEIATHFLITSMFSNIMRYRPDEWGNVLLNEVSSNISLLTRHYFSSFQRKFMLLVVRSSSRYLPYAM, encoded by the coding sequence ATGTTGGAAGAAATCATCCAAGACGACATGACGCGTGTTCCAGCGTCCAATCAGCCTATTTTTTCGAATGACGCCGCCTACGATAATCTCGTAGCAAAAAAGGCAAAGGCCCTCCGGGATTGGTCAATCCTTGAGAAGGAAGATCAGAGAAAATACAAGGGCTTGCATGATTTTGAACAACAGAACGGCATTGGAAGCCTGAAAGATCCAGATCTCATACCTTCAAAAAACACTTCTCTACTTCTTAAGGAAATTAAAGGCAGAACAGACCGAGAAGATCCGCTAAACCTTCTCGGTATCGAACCGCTAGACTTTGACGACGCGATGCTCGAACTTGCCGAAAGCCTGGAAAATGTAAATGAGATCAAGAATTTATACAAAATTCGAAAAACAATGGTAGGAGAAAGTAAAAATTCTGGAATAAGCTCCGATGAAGCCTTGAAAATTAAAAACTGCTTTAGTCAAGGGCGGGAGTTATTTTTAGCGGGACGCAACGGCTCCCTAATGGTTAAGCCTTTGAACTTTTTCTACTCACTTACCGCCTACACCTATGGAATTATTATTCTTAATAATCCACTCAGGTACAGAAAAGACATGCTACCGGGCTCTCACGGCATGGCTTACCTTCCAGCATCCATACAAGCTCAGTTTGGCGGTGACTCCCCGCGGGGCACCTTTAGCGACTTAGTCGGCGCTTTTCCAACGCACTTGGTCAAAGTACCAAGCATTTCATTTAATATAGATTGCTCAGATTCTGTAATGAAATTCTATGAAGAGCGATTTGACGTTAGCCTAGGGATGCTCTTGAGCCTCATTCCAGAGATGTCAGAATATTATCAACTGACAACTGGCAAGCAAAGTAGGTGCTATCCACTTGAAATCACGAGTGCCAACGATCCGAGAAGTGTTACCTGGGAATTTCAAATCGGAAACGGCGAAACGCGGCCAAGCACCGCTTCGGTTCAGCAGTCTTTTGACGGCTTCTCGATTACCGAACGGCATGGAAAAACAATCGTGACGATCCAAGCCGCCAAGGCATCTCAGATCAATGCCATGATTTATACAGACCTAAGAGGGAAATTGTGGTTTATAGATAATCCATTTTTCCCGATAATTCTTCCAGAAATCGCAACACACTTTCTTATAACGAGCATGTTCTCCAACATCATGCGCTACCGCCCTGATGAATGGGGAAACGTTTTACTCAATGAAGTATCTTCCAACATATCCCTATTGACTAGGCATTACTTCTCTTCGTTTCAGAGAAAATTTATGCTTTTAGTAGTGAGATCGTCTTCGAGATACTTGCCCTACGCAATGTAG
- the ubiG gene encoding bifunctional 2-polyprenyl-6-hydroxyphenol methylase/3-demethylubiquinol 3-O-methyltransferase UbiG — MNASTPKIATIDPKEAAHFAKLAGEWWDPNGSSAMLHKLNPPRLAYLRSQANAHWGLDPAALKPLKGLRALDVGCGAGLLAEPLARMGAAVTAIDAAPENIAVAKAHAEKQGFAIDYRACGAEALDVEPFDLVTSMEVIEHVTDPAAFVAALARLLAPGGLMVLSTPNRTPASKLALITVGEGLGMVPKGTHDWQKFLTPEELAAHANAVGLEVIDRHGLSFSVTKGFMLSDDTSLDYFLTLKHATL, encoded by the coding sequence ATGAACGCAAGCACCCCTAAAATCGCAACGATCGATCCCAAAGAAGCCGCGCATTTTGCGAAACTTGCGGGCGAATGGTGGGATCCGAACGGCAGTTCGGCGATGCTCCACAAGCTCAATCCGCCCCGCCTCGCCTATCTGCGGAGCCAAGCAAACGCGCATTGGGGACTCGATCCGGCGGCGCTGAAGCCCCTCAAAGGGCTGCGCGCGCTCGACGTCGGCTGCGGCGCGGGGCTGCTGGCCGAACCGCTCGCACGGATGGGGGCGGCCGTGACCGCGATCGATGCGGCTCCCGAGAATATCGCGGTCGCCAAGGCCCATGCCGAAAAGCAGGGTTTCGCGATCGATTATCGCGCGTGCGGGGCTGAGGCGCTCGATGTCGAGCCGTTCGATCTGGTCACGTCGATGGAGGTGATCGAGCATGTCACCGATCCCGCAGCCTTCGTCGCGGCGCTGGCGCGGCTGCTCGCGCCCGGCGGGCTGATGGTGCTCTCCACGCCCAACCGCACCCCCGCCTCCAAACTCGCGCTCATCACGGTCGGCGAAGGGCTGGGCATGGTGCCGAAGGGCACGCATGACTGGCAGAAATTCCTGACGCCCGAGGAACTGGCGGCGCACGCCAATGCGGTGGGGCTGGAGGTGATCGATCGCCACGGCCTCAGCTTCTCGGTCACGAAGGGCTTCATGCTGAGCGACGACACCAGCCTCGATTATTTCCTGACGCTCAAGCACGCGACGCTCTGA
- a CDS encoding MATE family efflux transporter, with amino-acid sequence MTTSPNPWALEARALLALAMPLIIGNLAWSAIAAVDLIWLGELGPDAVGAGALALNLYNALMVFGMGLSTAVSPMIASERGRRAHPVRDVRRTMRQAMWSIAVISLPVWLLLWHSEAVLIAMGQEPALAREAGHVMHGLQWAFLPYLLFYALRNYIGALERPMSGVLIVVAAIPVNALAGWVLIFGKLGVPAMGLFGAGLASSLTAGFMFAAMLAVILIDRQFRRYSLLGRFWVSDWPRFRYLWRLGLPIAITLALEVTVFNASAFLMGLLDRASLAAHAIAIQLAALCFMVPLGMGQAATVRVGIGYGRGDKDAVSRAGWLAILMGLGFAIVTAILLVALPRELVGLFIDVSAPANAEVVRLAISFLMVAALFQLVDCTQAIGAGVLRGLHDTRVPMAFAAVGYWVIGIGVGAFLAFRTPLRGTGLWLGLAAGLAAVAILMVARWAMRGRLGLVPAR; translated from the coding sequence ATGACCACCTCCCCAAATCCCTGGGCGCTCGAAGCCCGCGCGTTGCTCGCGCTCGCGATGCCGCTGATTATCGGCAATCTCGCATGGTCGGCGATTGCGGCGGTCGATCTGATCTGGCTGGGGGAGCTTGGCCCCGATGCGGTGGGGGCGGGGGCGTTGGCGCTCAATCTCTACAATGCGCTGATGGTGTTCGGCATGGGGCTGTCGACCGCGGTGTCGCCGATGATCGCGAGCGAGCGGGGTCGGCGGGCGCATCCGGTGCGCGACGTGCGGCGCACGATGCGGCAGGCGATGTGGTCGATCGCGGTGATCAGCCTGCCGGTGTGGCTGCTGCTGTGGCACAGCGAGGCCGTGCTGATCGCGATGGGGCAGGAGCCGGCGCTGGCGCGTGAGGCAGGGCACGTCATGCACGGGCTGCAATGGGCGTTCCTGCCCTATCTGCTGTTCTACGCGCTGCGCAATTATATCGGCGCGCTCGAACGGCCGATGTCGGGCGTGCTGATCGTGGTCGCGGCGATCCCGGTCAACGCGCTGGCGGGCTGGGTGCTGATCTTTGGTAAGCTGGGCGTACCGGCGATGGGCCTGTTCGGCGCGGGGCTGGCGAGCAGTTTGACCGCCGGCTTCATGTTCGCGGCGATGCTGGCGGTGATCCTGATCGACCGGCAATTCCGCCGTTACAGCCTGCTTGGCCGCTTCTGGGTCTCGGATTGGCCGCGCTTCCGCTATTTGTGGCGACTGGGCCTGCCGATCGCGATCACGCTCGCGCTCGAAGTCACCGTGTTCAATGCATCGGCCTTCCTGATGGGGCTGCTCGATCGCGCCTCGCTCGCCGCGCATGCGATCGCGATCCAACTGGCCGCGCTCTGCTTCATGGTGCCGCTGGGCATGGGGCAGGCGGCGACGGTACGCGTGGGGATCGGCTATGGCCGGGGCGACAAGGACGCGGTGTCGCGCGCGGGCTGGCTCGCCATCCTGATGGGACTTGGCTTTGCGATCGTCACCGCGATCCTTCTGGTCGCCTTGCCGCGCGAACTGGTCGGCCTGTTCATCGATGTGAGCGCGCCTGCCAATGCGGAGGTCGTGCGCCTCGCCATATCCTTCCTGATGGTCGCGGCCTTGTTCCAGCTGGTCGATTGCACGCAGGCGATCGGCGCGGGCGTGCTGCGTGGCTTGCACGATACGCGCGTGCCGATGGCGTTCGCTGCGGTCGGTTACTGGGTGATCGGCATCGGCGTGGGCGCCTTCCTGGCCTTCCGCACGCCGTTGCGCGGGACCGGGCTGTGGCTGGGGCTGGCGGCGGGGCTGGCCGCCGTGGCGATCCTGATGGTCGCGCGCTGGGCGATGCGCGGCAGGCTGGGCCTAGTGCCGGCGCGCTGA
- a CDS encoding alpha/beta fold hydrolase, producing the protein MKSKILLGMTLAVVAASPAFSEGPLRKAMRERMAARMKSDPAPGATEYAYGVDPQQKLDLWKPKGATKPTPLVLFVHGGGWKRGDKNDATGADMVGHLTGQGYAVASINYRLVPAASVEKQAQDVAAAIAWARDNAAKIGVDPGRIVIMGHSAGAHLVALVGTDERWLEALGLTEGAVRGVIALDGAAYDVPSQLDQAGPMMRNTYEQAFGTDIARQRALSPTAHAAGPNAPAFLILHIDRADGKAQSDALGAALAKSGTPAEVKAIDGKGLRGHMEINRELGQASYPATAIVDNWLKGIFAAP; encoded by the coding sequence ATGAAGTCGAAGATTCTCTTAGGCATGACGCTGGCGGTCGTGGCGGCATCTCCCGCCTTTTCCGAAGGCCCGCTGCGCAAGGCGATGCGCGAGCGGATGGCGGCGCGGATGAAGTCCGATCCCGCGCCCGGCGCCACCGAATATGCCTATGGCGTCGATCCCCAACAAAAGCTCGACCTGTGGAAACCCAAGGGCGCTACCAAACCCACGCCGCTCGTCCTGTTCGTCCACGGTGGCGGATGGAAACGGGGGGACAAGAATGATGCGACCGGCGCCGACATGGTCGGACATCTGACCGGACAGGGCTATGCCGTCGCGTCGATCAACTATCGCCTCGTCCCCGCCGCGTCGGTGGAGAAACAGGCGCAGGACGTCGCCGCCGCGATCGCCTGGGCGCGTGACAATGCCGCGAAGATCGGGGTCGATCCGGGCAGGATCGTCATCATGGGCCACAGCGCGGGCGCGCATCTCGTCGCGCTGGTCGGCACCGACGAACGCTGGCTGGAGGCGCTGGGGCTGACCGAGGGCGCGGTGCGCGGCGTGATCGCGCTCGATGGCGCCGCCTATGACGTGCCGAGCCAGCTCGATCAGGCCGGTCCGATGATGCGCAACACCTATGAGCAGGCGTTCGGAACCGATATCGCCCGCCAGCGCGCTCTGTCGCCCACCGCGCACGCCGCCGGGCCGAACGCTCCCGCCTTCCTGATTCTCCACATCGACCGCGCCGACGGCAAGGCGCAGTCCGACGCGCTGGGCGCCGCGCTCGCCAAATCGGGCACGCCGGCGGAGGTGAAAGCGATCGACGGCAAGGGCTTGCGCGGCCATATGGAGATCAACCGCGAGCTTGGTCAGGCCAGCTATCCCGCAACCGCGATCGTCGATAATTGGCTGAAGGGCATATTCGCCGCGCCCTGA
- a CDS encoding NAD(P)H-dependent flavin oxidoreductase: MTKGQDRLKALMARGCEFLDSEVAILAGAMSWVSERNLVSAMSNAGGFGVIACGAMSPELLDAEIAGTKALTEKPFGVNLITMHPQLNELIEVCAKHGVGHVVLAGGLPPGGAIEKIKASGAKVICFAPALALAKKLVRSGIDALVIEGMEAGGHIGPVSTSVLAQEMLPLLAEQLPVFVAGGIGRGEAIAGYLEMGAAGVQLGTRFVCATESIAHPNFKKAFIRASARDAIASVQIDPRLPVIPVRALKNSSSELFTAKQREVAQLLDDGKVEMMEAQLQIEHYWAGALRRAVIDGDVEHGSLMAGQSVGMVTKEEPLAEIIGTLMDEAAAALERR, translated from the coding sequence ATGACCAAAGGACAAGACCGGCTGAAGGCGCTGATGGCGCGCGGATGCGAATTCCTCGACAGCGAGGTCGCGATCCTCGCCGGCGCGATGAGCTGGGTCAGCGAGCGTAACCTCGTCTCGGCCATGTCGAATGCGGGCGGCTTCGGCGTGATCGCGTGCGGGGCGATGAGCCCCGAACTGCTCGATGCCGAAATTGCGGGCACGAAGGCGCTCACCGAAAAACCGTTCGGCGTGAACCTGATCACGATGCATCCGCAGCTCAACGAACTGATCGAGGTCTGCGCGAAGCACGGCGTCGGCCACGTCGTCCTCGCGGGCGGCCTGCCGCCGGGCGGCGCGATCGAAAAGATCAAGGCGTCGGGCGCCAAGGTGATCTGCTTCGCCCCCGCGCTCGCGCTCGCCAAGAAGCTGGTCCGTTCAGGCATCGACGCGCTGGTGATCGAGGGGATGGAGGCCGGCGGCCATATCGGCCCGGTCTCGACCTCGGTTCTGGCGCAGGAAATGCTGCCGCTGCTCGCCGAACAGCTTCCCGTGTTCGTTGCCGGCGGGATCGGGCGTGGAGAGGCGATCGCCGGCTATCTGGAAATGGGGGCTGCGGGCGTGCAGCTAGGTACCCGTTTCGTCTGCGCAACCGAATCGATCGCGCACCCGAACTTCAAGAAAGCGTTCATCCGCGCGTCGGCGCGCGATGCGATCGCCAGCGTGCAGATCGACCCGCGCCTTCCGGTCATCCCGGTCCGCGCGCTCAAGAATTCGTCGTCCGAACTGTTCACCGCGAAGCAGCGCGAAGTCGCGCAGCTGCTCGACGACGGCAAGGTCGAGATGATGGAGGCCCAGCTCCAGATCGAACATTATTGGGCGGGCGCGCTGCGCCGCGCGGTGATCGACGGCGACGTCGAACATGGCAGCCTTATGGCCGGCCAGTCGGTCGGCATGGTCACGAAGGAAGAGCCGCTGGCCGAGATCATCGGCACGTTGATGGACGAAGCGGCGGCCGCGCTGGAGCGGCGCTAA
- the ptsP gene encoding phosphoenolpyruvate--protein phosphotransferase gives MAPATATSAAREILTRLHDVMASRSAAQAKLNQVVQIIGEALHTEVCSIYLLRDGVLELFATRGLKQEAVHVTKLALGEGLVGTIAEDVETLNLEEATSHPDFAYKPETGEDLFHSFAGVPIVRRQEAVGVLAVQHSDTRKFDDVEVEALQTVAMVLAELIAGAGLIDESGPGGGKSQRDTGPVRLTGLKLVEGMARGQAVYHQPRIEIEHTVAEDIEVERHRVISAFAKMRDQIERMTREADFGGAGEHQDVLAMYKMFAYDEGWIRRINEAIDSGLTAEAAIERVQQRTRMRMREIGDPLLADRMHDLEDLSNRLLRIVSGQLGTAAQMGLRQDTILIARNLGPAELLEYDRRRLKGVVLEEGSLTAHVTIVARAMGVPVLGRVKDVRRTIGDGDALLLDGSTGNVIVRPTPTMDEAFDAKLIVTQRRRAEFAAMRDLPAVTKDGVRIELMVNAGLRDDMAALDVTGADGVGLFRTEFQFLVSATLPARERQQRLYREVLDAAGDRPVIFRTVDIGGDKALPYLNGGRADEDEENPALGWRAIRLGLERDGLMKVQARALLEAAAGRTLNVMFPMVSEPWEFEEARTLFEAQRKWIHGRNRPTPIHVRYGTMLEVPALAESLDMILPQLDFLSIGTNDLTQFLFAADRANPKLAERYDWLSPAILRFVNRVVRQSLDQRVPVGVCGEMGGRALEAMALIGLGIDRLSITPAAIGPVKAMIRSLDAGALRALMPDLLTRPLRSMRDDLTAWAAQEGVAII, from the coding sequence ATGGCTCCCGCAACCGCCACCTCCGCCGCACGCGAAATCCTGACGCGCCTGCACGACGTGATGGCGTCGCGGTCGGCCGCGCAGGCCAAACTCAACCAGGTCGTCCAGATCATCGGGGAGGCGCTGCACACCGAAGTCTGCTCGATCTACCTGCTGCGCGACGGCGTGCTCGAACTGTTCGCCACCCGCGGACTGAAGCAGGAGGCCGTCCACGTCACCAAACTGGCGCTGGGCGAAGGTCTGGTCGGCACGATCGCTGAGGATGTCGAAACGCTCAATCTCGAGGAAGCGACCAGCCATCCCGACTTCGCCTACAAGCCGGAAACGGGCGAAGACCTCTTTCATAGTTTCGCAGGAGTTCCGATTGTCCGTCGTCAGGAGGCGGTGGGAGTCCTGGCTGTTCAGCACAGCGACACCCGCAAGTTCGATGATGTCGAAGTGGAAGCTTTACAGACAGTTGCGATGGTTCTTGCCGAACTGATCGCGGGCGCGGGCCTGATCGACGAGAGCGGTCCGGGCGGCGGCAAGAGCCAGCGTGACACCGGCCCCGTGCGCCTGACCGGACTCAAGCTGGTCGAGGGCATGGCACGCGGCCAGGCGGTTTATCATCAGCCGCGTATCGAGATCGAACATACCGTCGCCGAGGATATCGAGGTCGAACGGCATCGCGTCATTTCGGCCTTCGCCAAGATGCGCGACCAGATCGAGCGGATGACGCGCGAGGCCGATTTCGGCGGGGCCGGCGAACATCAGGACGTCCTCGCGATGTACAAGATGTTCGCCTACGACGAGGGCTGGATCCGCCGCATCAACGAGGCGATCGACAGCGGCCTGACTGCCGAAGCGGCGATCGAGCGTGTGCAGCAGCGCACCCGCATGCGGATGCGCGAGATTGGCGATCCCTTGCTCGCCGATCGGATGCACGATCTGGAGGATCTGTCGAACCGCCTGCTCCGCATCGTCTCGGGCCAATTGGGCACGGCGGCGCAGATGGGCCTGCGGCAGGATACGATCCTGATCGCGCGCAATCTGGGGCCGGCCGAACTGCTCGAATATGATCGCCGGCGTCTCAAGGGCGTGGTGCTGGAGGAGGGGTCGCTCACCGCGCATGTCACCATCGTGGCGCGGGCGATGGGCGTGCCCGTGCTGGGCCGCGTCAAGGATGTGCGCCGCACGATCGGTGATGGGGACGCACTGCTGCTCGACGGATCGACCGGCAACGTCATCGTTCGGCCGACGCCGACGATGGATGAGGCGTTCGACGCCAAGCTGATCGTCACACAGCGTCGCCGCGCCGAATTCGCCGCGATGCGCGATCTGCCCGCCGTCACGAAGGATGGCGTGCGGATCGAGCTGATGGTCAATGCGGGCCTGCGCGACGATATGGCGGCGCTCGACGTGACCGGTGCCGACGGCGTCGGGCTGTTCCGTACCGAATTCCAGTTCCTCGTTTCGGCGACCCTGCCGGCACGCGAGCGCCAGCAGCGGCTGTATCGCGAGGTGCTCGATGCGGCGGGCGATCGCCCGGTCATCTTCCGCACGGTCGATATCGGCGGGGACAAGGCACTGCCTTATCTCAACGGCGGCCGGGCCGATGAGGATGAGGAGAATCCCGCGCTGGGCTGGCGCGCGATCCGCCTGGGCCTCGAACGCGACGGGCTGATGAAAGTGCAGGCGCGCGCGCTGCTGGAGGCGGCGGCGGGGCGCACACTCAACGTCATGTTCCCGATGGTGTCCGAACCCTGGGAGTTCGAGGAAGCGCGGACCCTGTTCGAGGCGCAGCGCAAGTGGATCCACGGCCGCAACCGGCCGACGCCGATCCATGTCCGCTACGGCACGATGCTGGAGGTGCCGGCGCTCGCCGAAAGCCTCGATATGATCCTGCCGCAGCTCGATTTCCTGTCGATCGGCACCAACGATCTGACGCAATTCCTGTTCGCGGCGGATCGCGCCAATCCGAAGCTGGCCGAGCGTTATGACTGGCTCAGCCCCGCGATCCTGCGCTTCGTCAACCGCGTGGTGCGGCAATCGCTCGACCAGCGCGTGCCGGTGGGCGTGTGCGGCGAAATGGGCGGCCGCGCGCTGGAGGCGATGGCGCTGATCGGGCTGGGCATCGATCGCCTGTCGATCACCCCGGCGGCGATCGGCCCGGTCAAGGCGATGATCCGCTCGCTCGACGCGGGCGCGTTGCGCGCGCTGATGCCCGATCTGCTGACGCGGCCCTTGCGGTCGATGCGGGATGATCTGACCGCGTGGGCGGCGCAGGAAGGCGTCGCAATCATCTGA
- a CDS encoding helix-turn-helix domain-containing protein, translated as MAVDDKDEAGLFVRRVGDELAAARRAQKLEIEEIATRTRIPARHLEAIERSDFAALPAIPYAAGFVKTYANMLGLDGNAMSRSFRDEVGDVSRDAFMPQAYEPVDPSRVPSKLLAMIALGVAVLLGMGYLLLRFEGDSSDLAQLAADTPENSRPAPAVPAPLSPVPTAVAPAVPAEPASPTGPIGVTATEDVWLKMSERTGGPTYYMDVMKAGERFDLPETATDPILRTGRPQSVKVMIGTSELPAIGEPDRLVRAYSLKRDAVTAIATGKPLPEAAPAEPVVEQPRSPRRFRRPRADDNAPSDAAVAPEAPVQP; from the coding sequence ATGGCGGTCGACGATAAGGACGAAGCGGGATTGTTCGTGCGCCGGGTGGGCGATGAGCTGGCCGCCGCGCGCCGTGCCCAGAAGCTGGAGATCGAAGAGATCGCCACGCGCACCCGTATCCCCGCACGCCATCTGGAGGCGATCGAGCGCAGCGATTTCGCCGCACTGCCCGCCATTCCCTATGCCGCCGGCTTCGTGAAAACCTATGCCAACATGCTGGGGCTGGACGGCAACGCGATGTCGCGTTCGTTCCGCGACGAGGTGGGCGACGTTTCGCGCGATGCCTTCATGCCGCAGGCCTATGAGCCGGTCGATCCGTCGCGCGTGCCGTCCAAGCTGCTGGCGATGATCGCGCTGGGCGTCGCAGTGCTGCTGGGCATGGGCTATCTGCTGCTCCGCTTCGAAGGCGACAGCAGCGATCTGGCGCAGCTGGCCGCCGACACGCCCGAAAACAGCCGTCCCGCACCTGCTGTGCCCGCGCCGCTTTCGCCGGTGCCGACCGCCGTCGCGCCCGCCGTTCCGGCCGAACCCGCGTCGCCGACCGGCCCGATCGGCGTCACCGCGACCGAGGATGTCTGGCTCAAGATGTCCGAACGCACCGGCGGGCCAACTTATTATATGGACGTGATGAAGGCCGGCGAACGTTTCGACCTGCCCGAAACCGCGACCGATCCGATCCTGCGCACTGGCCGTCCCCAGTCGGTCAAGGTGATGATCGGCACCAGCGAATTGCCCGCGATCGGCGAACCCGACCGGCTCGTCCGCGCCTACAGCCTGAAGCGCGATGCCGTGACCGCGATCGCCACCGGCAAGCCGCTGCCCGAGGCGGCTCCGGCGGAACCGGTGGTCGAACAGCCGCGCAGCCCGCGCCGTTTCCGCCGGCCGCGCGCCGACGATAATGCCCCGTCCGACGCGGCGGTGGCTCCGGAAGCCCCGGTCCAGCCTTGA